One Rosa chinensis cultivar Old Blush chromosome 5, RchiOBHm-V2, whole genome shotgun sequence genomic region harbors:
- the LOC112164241 gene encoding F-box/kelch-repeat protein At3g23880, whose translation MEKEELNFDLPEHIILQILCRVPVKSLIRFSCVSKRWRSIIISDPQFGKAHLKLASEQRSITKRLILSVFLSASFRDHQFQTRVDLRSQSLESLFGDNSSVTNLTFPSEDIRRTNILGSCNGLVVLLDYYKEWSIWNPSTRFFRKIPAPDFSSVTKKSTITQPDRYGFGYVSSTDDYKLVLVVHIGSDDFRPDDFGFAPDVKIFIFSVRANSWKISEVSRWPFLRYTPTSDCGTLSNEAIHWVNQYYDYLEGYTEAICAFDLESEELRKVPAPCFNQDDYDDRVLNRRMQTVVDSGGCLCVSFQFFHANYKDIELWMMRDYGVSNSWMKLLKFSNYDLPVQLTTNYGWDISLVIESGSIVIKLYDNTEWLRIKCRKEEKPVCVGRYRLKEMFWGYFLNPTVVYDETLISVPE comes from the coding sequence ATGGAGAAGGAGGAGCTGAATTTTGACCTCCCTGAACATATAATTCTGCAGATTCTGTGTAGGGTGCCAGTCAAGTCTTTGATTCGATTCAGTTGTGTATCGAAACGGTGGCGTAGTATCATAATTTCTGACCCACAATTTGGAAAAGCGCACCTCAAACTAGCATCTGAGCAGCGAAGCATCACTAAGAGACTCATTCTCTCCGTATTCCTTTCTGCTAGTTTTAGAGATCATCAATTTCAAACCAGAGTTGATCTTCGAAGTCAATCCTTAGAAAGTTTATTTGGAGATAATTCTTCGGTCACAAATCTCACCTTCCCATCTGAGGATATTCGCAGAACTAATATACTGGGTTCGTGCAATGGGTTGGTAGTTCTACTTGATTATTACAAAGAGTGGTCTATTTGGAACCCATCAACAAGGTTCTTCCGCAAAATTCCTGCTCCAGACTTTTCATCAGTAACGAAAAAATCTACAATTACTCAACCAGATAGATACGGTTTTGGTTATGTCTCATCCACTGATGACTACAAACTTGTTTTAGTAGTCCACATTGGTTCTGATGACTTTCGTCCTGATGACTTTGGTTTTGCACCGGATGTTAAGATCTTCATATTCTCAGTGAGAGCTAACTCTTGGAAAATTAGTGAAGTTTCTCGCTGGCCATTCCTCAGGTACACACCGACTAGCGACTGTGGAACTCTCTCAAATGAAGCGATCCATTGGGTTAACCAATACTATGACTATCTAGAAGGCTACACTGAAGCAATCTGTGCTTTTGATTTGGAAAGTGAGGAGTTACGTAAAGTGCCTGCTCCTTGTTTTAACCAAGATGATTATGATGATCGAGTTTTAAATAGAAGAATGCAGACTGTTGTTGATTCAGGAGGATGTCTTTGCGTTTCGTTTCAGTTTTTTCATGCTAACTATAAGGATATTGAATTGTGGATGATGAGAGATTACGGGGTGTCCAATTCATGGATGAAACTTCTCAAATTTAGCAACTATGATTTACCGGTTCAGCTTACAACAAATTATGGTTGGGATATAAGTTTGGTTATCGAAAGTGGTTCAATTGTGATCAAGTTATATGACAACACGGAGTGGCTCAGGATTAAATGTCGTAAAGAAGAGAAACCGGTCTGTGTCGGCCGATATAGGCTTAAGGAAATGTTCTGGGGTTACTTTTTAAACCCGACTGTTGTATATGATGAAACTCTAATATCGGTACCAGAATGA
- the LOC112164240 gene encoding F-box/kelch-repeat protein At3g23880-like: MVKEELNFDLPEDIILQILCRLPVKSLIQFSCVSKRWHSIIISDPQFGKAHLKLASEQRSITTRLILSISPYVQLQTRVNLPLPIQSLEGLFGVNSSVTNLTLPSEEHCRIKILASCNGLVVLGNFYKEYLSIWNPSIGFFRKIPAPDLSSVTIKSRTIQVDKYGFGYVSSTDDYKLVLVVDIGSDDPVPAPDVKIFIFSVRANSWKINEVSRWPFLEYRPTSDCGTLSNEAIHWVNRYYDYDYLEDSIEAVFDVCAFDLENEEFRKVPVPCFNQDDDRVFDRRMRTVVHSGGCLCVLVQTMHNRGGDRGDIELWMMRDYGVSNSWVKLYKLSKYDLPVPHTKSYGWQSWDLSLVTESGSIVIKFDNELLRIECRKEEKPVCVGRYRPEEVSGCYFFNATGYDETLISVPE; encoded by the coding sequence ATGGTGAAGGAGGAGCTGAACTTTGACCTCCCTGAAGATATAATTCTGCAGATTTTGTGTAGGTTGCCAGTCAAGTCTTTGATTCAGTTCAGTTGTGTATCGAAACGGTGGCATAGCATAATAATTTCTGACCCACAATTTGGAAAAGCCCACCTCAAACTAGCATCTGAGCAGAGAAGCATCACTACGAGACTCATTCTCTCCATATCCCCTTATGTTCAACTACAAACCAGAGTTAATCTACCCCTTCCAATTCAATCCTTGGAAGGTTTATTTGGAGTTAATTCTTCGGTCACAAATCTCACCTTACCATCCGAGGAGCATTGCAGAATTAAAATACTGGCTTCGTGCAACGGCTTGGTAGTTCTAGGTAATTTTTACAAAGAGTACTTGTCTATTTGGAACCCATCAATTGGGTTCTTCCGCAAAATTCCTGCTCCAGACTTGTCATCAGTAACGATAAAATCTAGAACAATTCAAGTAGATAAATATGGTTTTGGCTATGTCTCATCCACTGATGACTACAAACTTGTTTTAGTAGTCGACATTGGTTCTGATGACCCTGTTCCTGCACCGGATGTTAAGATCTTCATATTCTCAGTGAGAGCTAACTCTTGGAAAATTAATGAAGTTTCTCGCTGGCCATTCCTCGAGTACAGACCGACTAGTGACTGTGGAACTCTTTCGAATGAAGCGATCCATTGGGTTAACCGATACTATGACTATGACTATCTAGAAGACTCCATTGAAGCAGTGTTTGATGTCTGTGCTTTTGATTTGGAAAATGAGGAGTTCCGTAAAGTGCCTGTTCCTTGTTTTAACCAAGATGATGATAGAGTTTTCGATAGAAGAATGCGGACTGTTGTTCATTCAGGAGGATGCCTTTGCGTTTTGGTTCAGACTATGCATAACAGGGGTGGGGACCGTGGGGATATTGAATTGTGGATGATGAGAGATTACGGGGTTTCCAATTCATGGGTGAAACTCTACAAATTAAGCAAGTATGATTTACCGGTTCCGCATACAAAATCTTACGGTTGGCAATCTTGGGATCTAAGTTTGGTTACCGAAAGTGGTTCAATTGTGATCAAGTTTGACAACGAGTTGCTCAGGATTGAATGCCGTAAAGAAGAGAAGCCGGTTTGTGTCGGCCGATATAGGCCTGAGGAGGTGTCTGGGTGTTACTTTTTTAACGCGACTGGGTATGATGAAACTCTAATTTCGGTACCAGAATGA
- the LOC112164239 gene encoding secreted RxLR effector protein 161-like — MLDCSRIDTPIEQNHKLAEYPDQVPTDKPRYQRLVGRLIYLSHTRPDVAYAVSIVSQFMHNPSERHMEAVVRILRYLKSAPGKGLMFSKCQHLDVSGYTDADWAGSITDRKATSGYFTFVGGNLVTWRSKKQKVVARSSAEDEYRGVAHGVCELLWLRNLL, encoded by the coding sequence ATGTTGGATTGTTCTCGAATTGACACTCCAATCGAGCAAAATCACAAACTAGCAGAATATCCTGATcaggttccaactgataaacCAAGATACCAGAGGTTAGTGGGACGCCTGATATATTTGTCACACACTAGACCTGATGTTGCTTATGCAGTTAGTAttgtgagtcagtttatgcataatccaagtgaacGGCATATGGAGGCAGTGGTAAGAATCTTGAGGTACTTAAAGTCAGCACCAGGAAAAGGTTTAATGTTTTCTAAATGTCAGCACCTCGATGTTAGTGGatatacagatgcagattgggccgGTTCTATCACAGACAGGAAggctacatctgggtacttcacctTTGTGGGTGGAAACCTTGTTACCTGGAGAAGTAAGAAGCAAAAGGTTGTTGCAAGGTCAAGTGCTGAAGATGAATATAGAGGTGTGGCACATGGAGTGTGCGAACTTCTGTGGCTACGAAATTTACTTTGA